The Montipora capricornis isolate CH-2021 chromosome 6, ASM3666992v2, whole genome shotgun sequence genome has a window encoding:
- the LOC138053123 gene encoding uncharacterized protein, with product MPEGSSSENQAPMINPVSYQISLPEEFDFSKPTEWIKWIRRFERFRSASGLSKRDEESQVNTLLYSMGSKSDNILATFGLTTENSKKYDVVKDKFAGYFVKRRNIIFERAKFHRRKQESGEAVDSFITDLYGLAEHCQFGVLHDEMIRDRIVVGLADQKLSEKLQLDADLTLEKAINTVRQTESVRSQQSIVRGQEDANQPAKVDRVHKSKPQKSLRTSLNPQGKTYKQPVGQNDVSNDVCKRCGKNPADKRTQCPAKDAYCRKCKKKGHFQAVCLSGKS from the coding sequence ATGCCCGAAGGATCTTCGAGCGAAAATCAAGCACCGATGATCAATCCTGTGTCGTACCAAATATCGCTACCAGAAGAATTTGACTTCTCCAAACCTACCGAATGGATCAAATGGATAAGGCGATTTGAGCGGTTTCGTTCTGCGTCTGGATTAAGTAAAAGAGATGAGGAGAGCCAAGTAAATACGCTCCTATATTCTATGGGAAGCAAGAGTGATAACATACTGGCGACATTTGGCCTCACAACCGAAAATTCCAAGAAATATGACGTCGTAAAAGACAAGTTTGCCGGCTATTTTGTAAAGCGAAGAAATATTATCTTTGAACGTGCAAAATTTCACCGACGTAAGCAAGAAAGCGGTGAGGCGGTTGACTCCTTTATCACTGATTTATATGGCCTTGCTGAACATTGTCAATTTGGTGTGTTACACGACGAAATGATCCGTGACCGTATTGTGGTGGGTTTAGCGGACCAAAAGCTGTCAGAAAAGCTCCAGTTGGATGCAGACCTTACCTTGGAGAAAGCCATTAACACCGTACGACAGACCGAATCAGTTAGAAGCCAACAATCTATAGTTAGAGGACAAGAGGACGCAAATCAACCAGCAAAAGTGGACAGAGTTCACAAGTCCAAACCCCAGAAGTCTTTAAGGACATCACTGAATCCTCAAGGGAAAACCTACAAGCAACCGGTAGGCCAAAACGACGTTAGCAATGACGTCTGCAAAAGATGCGGTAAAAATCCAGCTGACAAAAGAACCCAGTGTCCTGCCAAAGATGCTTATTGCcgaaaa
- the LOC138050831 gene encoding uncharacterized protein, translated as MRWDTFPCPDSLEDHAEEQVAFTDVKFQSPFYQTPVLLLSPSHKWIRTNALYINPDNNAITSWIERLDPTSFTACVKDLQLYDERHDPITVYYVAFGDVHPCHNVECSFFATCQAYGPYNGTCVCDSDVPTYEDEQCSEDGITFQNPPILEFESCNQGRRIISQRPGSCEPFHFYRGRTYVYLGDTEAHCRQVNLENSTLLENKLTHVHVSVNYFNTSGLFTHEAAVAWTEAVTSSSFQVCVLTAGRLDRIPPDGGLTFVDFIVYQGNPMGSITGHEVIPTWWDGTSCKEVILPEEKFSRAPYILVSKEHSFSGRKHDAATVWAENIESTKFTVCLREMQNFDGLHESIIVDWIAFSELPEEMNVAWQTVILRNFVGIESLGETNYAFCETVKFNVFFSATPYVMVSACHNSHYGYMPEEHNSIAAWVENINSTHCRVCMKELHSPLGYDPVNIDVVAIGSSGE; from the exons ATGCGTTGGGATACGTTTCCCTGCCCAGATAGCCTCGAGGATCATGCAGAAGAGCAAGTCGCATTTACA GATGTGAAATTCCAATCGCCCTTCTACCAAACCCCTGTACTCCTGCTCAGTCCGAGTCACAAATGGATCAGAACAAACGCGTTGTACATCAATCCAGATAACAACGCAATCACCTCGTGGATCGAG AGACTTGATCCAACGAGCTTTACAGCGTGCGTGAAGGACTTGCAGCTATACGATGAACGCCACGATCCAATAACTGTATATTACGTTGCTTTTGGAG ATGTTCACCCATGCCACAATGTAGAGTGTTCATTCTTTGCCACGTGTCAAGCATATGGTCCGTATAATGGAACATGTGTATGTGACAGTGACGTACCGACCTATGAAGATGAACAGTGCTCGGAGGATGGAATCACCTTTCAAAACCCTCCAATTCTGGAATTTGAATCCTGTAATCAAGGAAGACGAATTATTTCTCAGAGACccggaagctgtgaac CGTTTCACTTTTATCGAGGCCGTACATATGTTTACCTTGGCGACACCGAAGCACATTGCAGACAAGTTAACCTCGAAAACTCCACTCTTCTCGAGAACAAACTCACACACGTGCACGTGTCGGTCAATTACTTCAACACATCAGGGCTATTCACGCACGAAGCCGCGGTAGCCTGGACCGAGGCTGTTACATCCTCAAGTTTCCAAGTGTGCGTGCTGACTGCTGGGAGACTTGATCGCATACCTCCTGATGGTGGGCTTACGTTTGTGGACTTCATTGTTTATCAAGGAAATCCAATGGGTTCGATAACAGGGCACGAGGTTATCCCAACTTGGTGGGATGGTACGTCATGTAAGGAGGTGATTTTGCCCGAG gaaAAATTTTCTCGGGCTCCTTATATCTTGGTCTCGAAAGAGCACTCCTTTTCAGGACGCAAACATGACGCTGCCACCGTTTGGGCTGAAAACATAGAATCGACGAAGTTCACAGTGTGTCTGAGAGAAATGCAAAACTTTGACGGATTACATGAAAGTATTATCGTG GACTGGATCGCTTTCTCGGAACTACCAGAAGAGATGAATGTGGCTTGGCAAActgtaattttaagaaatttcgtTGGAATTGAATCATTGGGTGAAACGAACTATGCATTTTGTGAG ACAGTGAAATTCAACGTATTTTTCTCCGCTACACCGTATGTGATGGTTTCCGCTTGTCACAACAGTCATTATGGCTACATGCCGGAGGAACACAACAGTATTGCAGCGTGGGTAGAG AACATTAACTCGACACATTGCCGTGTTTGTATGAAGGAGCTGCATTCTCCTCTTGGCTACGATCCTGTCAACATCGATGTGGTTGCAATAG GCTCAAGTGGTGAATGA